aatgtgtctgttatactgtttcgACCGTGGTTTGTCCTTGCAGGCAGTACCGACCGCAGAATGGAGGCATCTGTGTGGCCAATCACACGTCCCCGATCGACGTCCTCATTCTGACGACGGACAGGTGCTACGCCATGGTAAGGGCCGCTCAACTCCAGGGAATGGGGGACGCCGGGGTCCCGACCCCCGGATGCCTCCTCGGGGCGACGTGCGCCCGTCTCTGCTCAAagcctaagcagcgtggcgcagtggaaggagcccgggcttgggagtcagaggtcatgggttcaaatcctggctctgccacctgtcagctgtgtgactttgggccagtcacttaacttctctgtgccttaattacctcatctgccccccatttccctctgctcctccccctctcccttccctcagcactgtactcgtctgctcaactgtatatatttacattaccctatttattttgttaatgaaatgtacatcgcctcgattctatttagttgccgttgtttctacgagatgttcttcccctcgactctatttattgccattgttcttgtctgtctcccccgattagaccgtaagcccgtcgaacggcagggactgtctctatcgttgccgacttgttcattccaagcgcttagtacagtgctctgcacatagtaagcgctcaataaatactactgaatgaatgaataaaatggggattaagactgggagccccgcgtgggacaacctgatccccttgtatgtgcagagcactttctaagcgctgggggagatacagggtaatcaggttgtcccacgtgaggctcccagtcttcatccccattttacagatgaggtgactgaggcacagagaagtgaagtgacttgcccacagtcacacagctgacaagtggcagatctgggatttgaacccatgatctctgactcccaagcccggtgacttacccaaggtcacacggcaagcatttggcagagctgggagtagaatccggtcatctgactcccaggcccttgctctttccactaggctacgctgtttctcGGCCAGCTTTCCCGGGCTGCTGGGAACATCCAGCCCTTCTCCTGTTTAAGAGGGGGCGGGGGCACTGGGCGGGTGTTTTTTGGGGGACTGCCCGGTGAGGgtaggaggggcggggaggggatggggttctCAGAGCTGGGCTTCTCACCCTCTGGCAACCCCGCGGTCTGCAGGTGGGCCAGGTGCACGGCGGGCTGATGGGGCTGATCCAGCGTGCCATGGTCAAGGCCTGTCCCCACGTGTGGTTCGAGCGCTCGGAGATGAAAGATCGCCACCTGGTCATCAAGAGGTGAGGGGCGACGTGGAACCAGGCCCAcgccggggtcggggggatggGGGCCCAGAGGAGAAGAATTATCTCATctgcctcgccgccgacctctcgcccacatcctccctctggcccggaaagccttccctcctcacctctgacggACGATTACTCTCCTCCCGTTtgaagcctcattgaaggcccatctcctccaagaggccttcctcgcctaagccttcctttcctcttctcccactcccttctgtgtcgccctgacttgctccctttattcatcccccgcctccCGGTTCTACAGTacctatgtatagatctgtaattttatttatttctattaacgtccttctccccctctagactgtaaactcattgtgggcagggaatctcccTGTGAATcatttttatattgtcctctcccaagcgattagtaccgtgctctgctcactttaagtgctcaataaatgcaatttattcccctccctaagccctcctttcctcttctcccactactctctatgtggccctgacttgctccctttattcatcccccatcccagccccacaccacctctgtccatatccgtaatttatttctattaatgtctctgtccccacctctagactgttagctcgctataggcagggaatgtgtccgtttattcttctggtgtaccctcccaagcatttagtacagtgctctgcacataggacgtggtcagtaaatacgattgactgactgactgaatgatgatAATGGAGCCCCAGAGGACTGGGTCCCAGAGGAGAATAATGATGAGGGAGCCCCGGAGAATAAGAATAGTcggggtgtccgttaagcgcttagtttgtgccaagcattacgccaagcgccagggtggatacaagaccatcaggtcagacccaatccccgtaccgcttggggctcatggtctaaggggaagggggacagttgctgaatccccattttactgaacctgaggcccaggcaaATGAAATGACTCACGCAAGGTCAAGTTGCAgacccgggatgagaacccaggtcctctgactcccaggcccgggctccttccgctagatCACGCTGCTCGGCTTTTAGAACATTCTGGGCCCCCTAATTCTGGGGGTTCCCAAGCCCCAACGCAGGTGGCCCCCATGTTTTTGCATGGACTTTAGTCCCACTGGCATAGATGCTGTTGTTTATAAGCAGAGACGTTTCACAGAcaaattgtttttctaaaaattaTCTGGAAATCACGCGCCGTCCCAGTTACCAGAACCAGGGGAGGAATAGAAGTGCTTCCCTGGGGACTTTTGCTGGCTTGTTCCTCTACCCTGAGTCACCTGGAATGTTTTTGTACACGACATGCTCAAaagcctcctcttctctctttacaGGCTCAAAGAACACATTGCGGATAAGAAAAAACTGCCCATCCTAATATTTCCTGAAGGTAAATCTTCATTCAGCACCCGTTGTGTGCCAAGGCATCAAATTTGcccctgggaaagtgcaatataatatagaggataccatccctgccccgaAAGAGCTTACTGTccgcggtgtgcagagcactgtattaagcacttaggagagaaagaTAGCGCgtctgatctctgtcctcaaggagcatgcagagcactgtactaaacacttgggaaaatatcccCTTCCCTCAAAAAGTTTCCAGTCTCTTGCGAAGAGGCaaacagccccccgcccccctgcccgatGGTTCCAGCCAAGAGCCCCCAGTAGAGGTATCCCCCGGATCTGGAAGGCCTCGGGGAGACCCGACCCCAAAACAGCTCAGATCGGAGGCAAGTCAACCTGTTGCCATTGCCGTTAAAAGATGGCAGGGCCTCTTGGAAGGCGGTAGCGGAACTAATACAACAAACCCGGGCCAGATTGGCATACCGGCAGCCtaactgacctcatctggaattcAACACCGGACAGTAAGGCTGACCGAGGCGGCCGGGACCTTCGCCCGGAGGAATCTGAAATTTCTCTCCACCAGGCACCTGCATCAACAACACGTCGGTCATGATGTTCAAAAAGGGAAGCTTTGAGATCGGGGGAACCATCCATCCCGTTGCGATGAAGGTAAGACAGAGACCGTACCACTGATCccaagggtggtatttgttaggcgctgattatgtgccaagcactcttctggatacaaggtaatcaggtcagacacaatgccaattccacaaggggctcacaatcgaagtaggagagcgaacaggtaccgaatccccgttttacagatgaggactcccattttacagaagctctgagacttgcccaggctcacccaGTGGGCACGTGACAGCCTTGGGATATCGTTTCAGTGGATCGATGGTATATAccgagggcttgctatgtgccgagcactgaactaaatgcttgggggagtccaaatcAGTAGATGTAGTAGACGTGATTCCCACCCGCAAgacacttgcagtctagagttttCCCCCTGAGAACGTTGGCGAGATCTTCCCTGAAGTGGGGCAGATTCTGCTATATAGAGTCTTTGATAAAGGGGAGCTCTggtaaagatcaatcaatccacggtagttattgagcactgaccacgTACtaagtgatttattgagcactgaccacgtactaagtgcttgggagagtcctgtacagcagagttggtagacaagctccctgcctactgccaacaaggagctgacagtctagaggggagacgttAATAGAGATGTACGGACAtaagtgtggggctgagggagaggtcaaATCCAAGCGTGAGGGCGATATAAGGCTGTCCTGGTGGAcctcgataataatgataataattatggtatttgttaagcttactgtgtgctgagcactttctatgcactggggtagatacaaggtaatcaggttgtcccacgtgggactcacagtcttaatccccattttacagatgaggtcactgaggcacagagaagttaagcggcttgctcggggtcacacagcagatgagtggcagggccgggattagaactcacatcctctgactcccaagcacgagctcttgccactgagccacgccttaaGGCCCCACCTCTCCATCTCGAGTTGCCCCTGCCAGCCCAATAACCTTTGTCTGGGCCCAatttaggccttccctgactaagcccttctttcttcttctcccactcccttcggtgtcatcctgctttgctcccttaattcatcccccctcccagccccacagcgcttaggtccatatctgtcctttatttctattaatgtctgtctcccactctaaagtgtaagctcataacgagcagggaatgtgtcgatttattgttctactggactctcccaagcgcttagtccagtgctctgcacacagtaagcgctcagtaaatacgagagcccctctcaaggtcacacctggagagtttccagtcctctccctgcctcgactacgggagggagagtcaagcagaggcctacctgttccattccgagcttggaCGGTGGCCAGCGagtgggaaggcaatctgctccaagtcaaaactcccccgtgccggccagcagcggcacgggagagaatcgagggcggagattcgagtttactgcgtgaaaggaggcgatggtaaaccgcttctgcattttcaccaagaaaactctctggatccagaacggttgcagatgggggggggggggggggcgttctgggagagacgtgtccacggcgtcgctatgggtcagagacgactcaaggGCGTAAGacagtacgattgattgactgactgtcgcGTCCCCGTTGCAGTACGACCCAAAGTTCGGCGACGCCTTCTACAACAGCAGCAAATACAACATGGTGAGCTACCTGCTGCGAATGATGACCAGCTGGGCCATCGTCTGCGACGTGTGGTACCTGCCACCCGAGACCAGAGAGGTAGGCCTCGGCCCCCGGCTCCAGACCCCGTGGGCCTTgggtctccttctcccctccccaaggcgCTGGGTATTAGCCGAGcttaataataattccggtatctgttaagcgtttactatgtgtcaggcactctactaaaccctggggtaggtagatgaTCATTAATCCCTAGTTTAAACCTGAGTTTTTAAAATAAGTCTCAGtcttttaataaataataatatagtaataatattagtaatgatacttaagcgctcactatgtgctaggcaccgtactaagtgctggggtaggtacaagtgaatcatgtcggacacagtccctgtcccatttggggctcacactctcaatccctattttacagatgagcgaactgcggcccagagaaatgaagtgacttgcccaaggtcccacggcagacattcggaggagctgggattagaacccaggtcctctgactcccaggcccgggctctttccactaggccacactgcttcctcaaaaAATAGCGTCGTTTGTTTAAGAACTGGCTCAGCTTCCATAGAAGAGCCAGGCCCTATGCTGCTAATATGGAGAGGAAGTTGTATGagttttgggttgttgtttttttaatggcatttaagcgctcactatgtgccaggcactctactgagcactgggcttatcaggttggactcagtacttgtcccacatggggctcatagtcgtaatccttatattacagatgaaggaatgataataataataataatgatggcatttaagcgcttaattgAGGCCCGgataagttaactgacttgtccaaggtcatagagctagCAttagacagagcctggattagaacccaggtcctctgacgcccaggctctttccacaaggccatgctgattctcttttGGAGTTACAGGGAGGGTTAGCATCCAGGTTTCTTGTTCCACCAGTGGAGTTTATCAAGCATCTCCTGCGAACtggggattgtactaagcgcttgggaaagtacagcaggagCAAAGACcccttcctgcccttgaggagcttatactGTAACAGGCTGTTGTACTGATCTCTGAAGCGTCTACCATATTAACAGCGATAGTAACTGTGCTatctctaaagcacttactatgtgccaagcactggggtctgatacaagataatcccgtAGGATGCAgtccttggggctcactgtcattgTGTAAGGTATAACTGCATAATGTTTTTTACAATGGTATAATGGCGAGAGAAGAACAGAATCCCCAGTTGAAAGATAAGGAAaccgaaacccagagaagtgaagtgacttttccaaggtcacaaagcagacaaattgcagagcccggactagaactcaggtcctctgactcccaggcactttccactagaccccacagCTTCTCAACTGTGTTCCTGAAAGTCGACCCTGGTCTGGTGGTAATAGttgatctcctcttcctcccatccttcctTAGAGGTGAATTTGGGGCTCAGCTTGGTTGGGAGTAAACTGAATGGACTGTGGGATGTATGTATGTAGACCGAATGGGATGAATGAGTtattcatttaataaatacgaatgaatgaatgtggtatgGGGGCTGTCTTTCAAGATGGCTCCTTTCAGACTCAGTGATTGATTGCTGGCTAGtagtagtgatggcatttatcgagcgcccatttggtgcactgtactaggtgccaggaGTAAATAAGTAAGGGACACTTGCCCTGCCCatctggagcttacaatctaacagaaagCCCTCCTCTCTTTATTTGTAGGAGGGTGAAGACGCCGTGCAGTTTGCTAATAGAGTCAAGTCCGCCATCGCTAACCAAGGAGGACTGGCTGAACTTCCGTGGTAAGGATCCCGGATTTCTGGGTTCGGGGAGATCTGGTGGTTGGATTCCCGCCATATTCAGCACTTGTCACTTAAAGGTTCCTGCTCCCCGGCAGCACTACGGGCCAGATTGCGGGCTTTGGAAAAAAACTATATCAATAACTAAACCTAAAATTTCTCAGGGTACAGAGAGGTCAGTCAATTTGTTATATTTATCACATGCCTCCTGCATGCCCAGTAATGTTCTGggtacttcataataataacaataataataattgtagtgtttaggtgcttactgtgtgccagacacggtactaagcactggggtagatcaaagataatcggcttgaacacagtccctgccccacatggggctcacagttttaatccccattttacggatgagggaactgaggtgcagggaagtaatgtgacttgcttaaggtcacacagcagacattcattccatcctgtttattaagcgcttactgttttcagagcactgtattaaacgcatgggaaagtataagatgacagagttggcatcatggagcttacagtgtagagccgCAGgctgacatcaaaataaattgcagatgggaaAAATGGCTTTGCATAAAGATGTTTACCTAGGTGctttgtggctgagggtggggtgactatcaagtgcttgaggGTTGCAGAACAGAGTGAATATGTGACACagaggaaggcggggagaggaagtGTAAttgatgtgatttgaataaggctttgaaggtgggaaggatggaggtctgtcagatataaagaggaagggagctcctaggcagagggggaggaagtgggtcAGGGGTTAGATGTGAGATAGACCAGGTGGaaatacaatgagtaggttagaggagtgaagtgtgcagtctgggctgtagtagatgatCAGTGAGGTaggcttgagtgctttaaaacccgtagtaaggaaattctgtttgaggcagaagcaaaaaactcaatccctgccctggtAGAGTTTACACTGAAACACACAGGATTTTTCCAGTattcaccaactctgaagtccTGAGGTATAGACCAAGGATCCCTGAACTCACTAACCCACAAGCCTTCACCACAAACATCTCTGCAAAATCCGGATGTGCCAGGGAGCTGAGTAAACCTAAAAAGACCGAGTCCTTCTCTCAAATCagtcggtcgtatctattgagcacttgtgtgcagagcactgtattaagcacttgggagagtacaatataacagacacattccctacccaattcCCCAAAGCATTCTTCCATGTTCTTTCTGGGATTCGAGGCAGGACTTAAATCATAGCTTGTAAAtgatgggtgttttttttttaagtcctgcTGGTAAatgatgggaatttttttttttgtttgccctTCGAGAATTCAGGGGACATTAACTCTGAGGCAATAAAGTCTCTTGTTCATTGTGTTATTCTGGATTTGGGTCGATCCCTTAGATGATCCACAATGCCACAGGATCCCGTCATCCTTCCACAGATGTGCATCTCAAACCTCAAAGCATACTGGCACCCAGATGTGAACCTCCTCCAGTTGGAgcctctcattttcccctttatCGTGTATTTGCAGGGATGGAGGTCTGAAGAGAGCCAAGGTAAAAGGTTCCTTCAAGGAAGAGCAACAGAAGAACTACAGCAAGATGATCGTCGGAAACGGATCCATCGATGCGGAATCGGATTTTTTGGAAGAAACTTAGGCTTCCCGGGACTAGCCCCTAGTAGAAatagctcttcctcctcttgtttGAGGCTTTTCTACTAGGTGAGTGTCTATACCTTCATGTGCCTGAGGTAGAACTCCCAAACAGACTTTGCAACAGGACACTACTAGTAAATTATGTAATTCACAGTTGGAAAGATTCCACCCCTCGAATCTGAATGCCTAAAATAGGTTCCCTCCTCGGAGAGCAAGAGTGGAAAAGGATGACATTCAAGTTTCTTCAAGCATTAAGAATTCTTCGTTTACAACGACTTAGAAAACTTCGCTTCTATTTTTTttctcgttctccctcctgctctcttccATAAACAGCCCTGCTCCTCAGTAGAGTTCTCAGGTGTGATGCCACCAGTGAATTTCCTGCTTATTTCTCGGAGAAAAAAGAAGTGAGCCCACTACTGCTTAAGGAGGGATAAATTGAGAGATTGgaagagaaggtggggggggggggtcctctctgTATCCCTCCAACATCCCCAAGCAGAGCACGTGAACAAAACcgagatttttgtttttgtttttccttgagATTTCTCTAGAAAAGTGTGTGGTGACCTGAATGACTTGGTGTTTGAAACTAGAGCAGGGCGAAGAGGTAGCTTGGAGCTTTTTCTATGTgcacgtctctctctctctctctctctctctgtacttGACTCAGTGACCCCACCTTTTGCTGCTTGTtggagccagaagtagaaaaAGGAAGGAGTGAACAGTAATCTCATTAGGAGTATAGATATGCAAAGAGTAGGATGTGTGAATACATGCATTTCAGAACTTTCTTCTctcaggagaggcaggaaggaataAAATATGCAAACTGAGCTttatccccgccccccaccaaaaagagagaaaaaccagaaagttttcttccctcctcagccTAAGCAGTGTGTGGATGCAATACCCAATGCCGTCCACAAGTATTATACATCCCTTCCAGATAACCGTGTACAGGAAGTTCAACTGTGTTGTATGCAAAAATAAATTCTATATTTCTAAGTGCGCCTGGTGCGTTATTTCTCCTGTGTTCATTCTGTCTGGCGTCCGGGGGCTTGCTTGGCTGAGAATCTTCACTTTGTGTGGCCTAGGACGCGGTGAGCTTTGTGGACTTCGGAAAACCGGACATTGCTCCTGTAGACTTAGCCTCTGGCCCCCACCCCAGAGGCTTTTGCCCGGAATTTTGGAATGGAGTCAGATAATCGTCACAGAAGAAAAAAGGCAGGGCTCCCAGGACAGACCTGCTAGTACTTATCTGATTCCAGCTTGTTTATTGgtagtaaaaacaaaaaaaccccaaaccttcaTTGGCCCACTCTCTGaacgatcaatcagtgctatttattgagctcttgcagtATCTAGAGCATGGGAGGGGTTGGCAGAGGACAATATCACACACTTGGTAgatgcattttctgcccacaataataatgttggtatttgttaagcgcttgctatgtgcagagcactgttctaagcgctggggtagatacagggtatctaggtacacgatcaggtctgagctccccaaagtcacccctccgcctctcccctccccccccaccaaccccctcccctactttcccatccttccctgcggtatcctcagaggagatctcctccctcctcgcaagtgccaccccctccacctgcgcctcggaccccattccctctcaccttcttaaaaccatcgcccctgccctcctcccttccttaacttctatttttaaccactcaatctccaagggctccttcccctctgccttcaaacacgcccacgtctcccccatcctaaaaaaacccgctcttgaccccacttccccctccagttatcgtcctatctccctactacccttcctttccaaaatcttagaacgagtcgtctacaatcgatgcctagaattccttaactcccattctctcctagaccccctccgatctggcttccgtcccctccactctaccgagactgctctctctaaggtcacccgtgacctccttcttgccaaatccaatggctcctactccattctgatcctccttgacctctctgctgcctttgacactgtcgaccatcccctcctcctccataccttatctcgccttggcttcacggactctgtcctctcccggttctcctctcacctctctggccgatcattctcgggctcctacgccggagcctcctccccctcccatcctttaactgttggagttcctcaagggtcagttcttggccctcttccgttctccatttacactcactccctcggtgaactcatccgctctcacggctttgactaccatctctacgcagatgacacgcagatctacatctccgcccctgtcctctccccctcccttcgggctcgcatctcctcccgcctccgggacgtctccacctggatgtcggcccgccacctaaaactcaacatgagcgagactgagctcctcatcttccctcccaagcccggtccgctcccagacttctccatcaccgtggatggcacgaccatccttcccgtcccgcaggcccgcgatctcggtgtcatccttgactcgtccctctcgttcaccccacacatcctatccgttaccgagacctgccggtttcacctctacaatatcgccgagatccgccctttcctctccacccaaacggctaccttactattacgggctctcgttatatcccggctagactaccgtgtcggccttctctctgacctcccttcctcctctctcgccccgctccggtctattcttcactccgctgcccggctcatcttcctgcagaaacgatccgggcgtgtcactccccttcttaaacaactccagtggttgcccatcgacctccgctccaaacaaaaactcctcactctaggcttcgaggctctccgtcacctcgccccttcctacctctcctcccttctctctttctaccgcccaccccgcacgctccgctcctctgccgcccacctcctcgccgtccctcggtctcgcctatcccgccgtcgacccccgggtcacgtcctcccgcggtcccggaacgccctccctcctcacctccgccaaactgattctctttccctcttcaaaaccttacttaaaaatcacctcctccatgaggccttcccagactgagctcctcttctccctctactccctctgccatccccctttacctctccgcagcttaaccctcttttccccctttccctctgctcctccacctctcccttcccatccccacggcaccgtactcgtccgctcgactgtatatattttcgttaccctatttattttgttaatgaattgtacatcgcctcgattctatttagtcgccatcggtttttacgagatgttcttcccctcgacgctgtttatcgccatccttctcgtccgtccgtctcccccgatcagaccgtaagcccgtcaaacggcagggaccgtctctatctgttgccgacttgttcatcccaagcgcttagtacagtgctctgcacatagtaagcgctcaataaatactattgaatgaatgaatgaataggtatccacaagaagaagcagtgtggcctcatggatagagcacaaacctgggagtcaggaggacctgggttctaatccaagctctgccacttgtctggtctgtgattttgggcaagtcacttcacttctttgggcctcagttgcctcatttgttaaatggggattaagactgagccccacgtgggagagggactgtgtccaactggagttacgtttaccctagcgcttaggacagtgcctggcacatagtaagctcttaaataccaaaattattattgctatcattattattggtagatGCGTTTCCTGccgataaggagaagcagcatgccctaatggataaagcatgggcttgggagtcaaaaggacctgggttctaaccctggttccgtcacgtctgctatgtgaccttgagcaagtcacttcacttttctccgtgcctcagttacctcatctgtaaaatggggattaagactgtgagccccgtgtgggaacgggactgtgtccaacctgatttgcttagatCTActacactgcttagtatagtgcccagcatataataaacactcaacaaatagcacagttattattttaatcattattgttgttaataataaggagctcacagtctagagcaatgTTGGAAAGCCTAACTTATCCAAGCTAGGTT
The window above is part of the Ornithorhynchus anatinus isolate Pmale09 chromosome 12, mOrnAna1.pri.v4, whole genome shotgun sequence genome. Proteins encoded here:
- the GPAT3 gene encoding glycerol-3-phosphate acyltransferase 3 isoform X1, translated to MDGAALALQALCVWLTLVLTLVLLPSVCGLSLGISELYISSLVRLLEWATLRIERGVHKAPRSKTSASVGIIQRDESPMEKDTEGPRRGDFELSDVFYFSKKGFEAIVEDEVTQRFSSEELVSWNLLTRTNVNFQYISLRLTAVWVLGVVVRYCFLLPLRVTLAFIGISLLVVGTTLVGQLPDSRVKSWLSELVHLTCCRICVRALSGTIRYHNKQYRPQNGGICVANHTSPIDVLILTTDRCYAMVGQVHGGLMGLIQRAMVKACPHVWFERSEMKDRHLVIKRLKEHIADKKKLPILIFPEGTCINNTSVMMFKKGSFEIGGTIHPVAMKYDPKFGDAFYNSSKYNMVSYLLRMMTSWAIVCDVWYLPPETREEGEDAVQFANRVKSAIANQGGLAELPWDGGLKRAKVKGSFKEEQQKNYSKMIVGNGSIDAESDFLEET
- the GPAT3 gene encoding glycerol-3-phosphate acyltransferase 3 isoform X2, whose amino-acid sequence is MEKDTEGPRRGDFELSDVFYFSKKGFEAIVEDEVTQRFSSEELVSWNLLTRTNVNFQYISLRLTAVWVLGVVVRYCFLLPLRVTLAFIGISLLVVGTTLVGQLPDSRVKSWLSELVHLTCCRICVRALSGTIRYHNKQYRPQNGGICVANHTSPIDVLILTTDRCYAMVGQVHGGLMGLIQRAMVKACPHVWFERSEMKDRHLVIKRLKEHIADKKKLPILIFPEGTCINNTSVMMFKKGSFEIGGTIHPVAMKYDPKFGDAFYNSSKYNMVSYLLRMMTSWAIVCDVWYLPPETREEGEDAVQFANRVKSAIANQGGLAELPWDGGLKRAKVKGSFKEEQQKNYSKMIVGNGSIDAESDFLEET